From a single Cyclobacterium marinum DSM 745 genomic region:
- a CDS encoding purple acid phosphatase family protein, producing the protein MKHLFFSFCLLLVINFAIAQEYRVYKAPTFREEWSKPSYYPDRVVLNFGADPATEANVTWRTDTSIPTGYAEIAIADGAPKFWRNAETYEAKTEVLDGLKIEDVKVEANYHSVKFKNLKPGTMYGYRVGDGESWTEWTQFTTASKDNNKPFSFLYVGDAQNYVLELWARLIREGYRKAPDAKFIIHAGDLINRAHRDQEWHEWFTAGGFIHSMVPSMVTPGNHEYRNIPELDGEDGERRLSIQWRPQFTLPENGPKGLGLEETVYYMDYQDARIISLNSNVAQKEQIPWLEKVLSENTKKWTIVTYHHPLFSASAGRDNDELRKAWKPIFDKYKVDLALQGHDHSYARGRVSPEDNVMDGLNARDKTGTVYVVSVSGGKMYSVSEEGWKGKGAERDRKAENTQLFQVINIDGDKLSFESYTAVGELYDAFDLVKQENGINEFIERKAEAGDERRFSNTIPYEDPLPENLQTILLSKYPGNEITRVSASKNEKGVLVFNVRLEKDGERTNVSIDAKGNILD; encoded by the coding sequence ATGAAACATTTATTTTTCTCTTTCTGCTTATTATTAGTAATTAATTTCGCGATTGCGCAAGAGTATAGAGTTTACAAAGCCCCAACTTTTAGAGAAGAATGGAGCAAGCCTAGTTATTATCCCGATAGGGTGGTATTGAATTTTGGGGCAGATCCTGCCACCGAAGCCAATGTAACATGGAGAACCGACACTTCTATTCCTACAGGCTATGCTGAAATTGCGATAGCAGACGGCGCCCCAAAATTTTGGAGAAATGCCGAAACCTATGAAGCAAAAACAGAAGTATTAGATGGATTGAAAATTGAAGATGTAAAAGTCGAAGCAAACTACCATTCCGTAAAATTTAAAAACCTCAAACCGGGCACCATGTATGGATACCGGGTAGGAGATGGTGAATCATGGACTGAATGGACACAGTTTACAACCGCATCCAAAGACAATAATAAACCTTTTTCTTTCCTGTATGTGGGAGACGCGCAGAATTATGTGCTTGAGCTTTGGGCTAGGTTAATCCGAGAAGGTTACCGCAAAGCTCCGGATGCCAAATTCATTATCCATGCCGGTGACCTGATCAACAGGGCTCATAGAGACCAAGAATGGCACGAGTGGTTTACAGCCGGAGGCTTTATCCATAGCATGGTCCCATCAATGGTTACACCTGGAAATCATGAATATAGAAACATTCCGGAACTAGATGGAGAAGATGGGGAGAGAAGACTATCTATACAATGGCGCCCTCAATTTACACTTCCTGAAAATGGCCCTAAAGGACTGGGACTAGAGGAAACTGTATACTATATGGACTACCAAGATGCTCGTATCATCTCCTTAAATAGCAATGTTGCTCAAAAGGAACAGATCCCTTGGCTCGAAAAGGTTCTCTCAGAAAACACAAAAAAATGGACCATTGTGACCTATCATCATCCTCTGTTTTCTGCTTCAGCAGGCAGAGACAATGATGAATTAAGAAAAGCATGGAAACCTATATTCGACAAATATAAAGTTGACTTGGCATTGCAAGGTCATGATCATAGTTATGCTAGGGGCCGTGTATCTCCGGAAGACAATGTCATGGATGGATTGAATGCAAGGGATAAAACAGGAACTGTTTATGTAGTATCTGTTAGTGGTGGAAAAATGTATAGTGTAAGTGAAGAAGGGTGGAAAGGAAAAGGTGCAGAAAGGGATCGTAAAGCTGAAAACACCCAATTGTTTCAGGTGATTAATATAGATGGGGATAAACTAAGTTTTGAATCCTATACTGCTGTAGGTGAATTATATGATGCTTTCGATTTGGTAAAACAAGAAAATGGCATCAATGAATTTATCGAAAGAAAAGCTGAAGCAGGAGATGAGAGAAGGTTCTCAAACACCATCCCTTATGAAGACCCCTTACCGGAAAATCTTCAGACCATATTGCTTTCTAAATATCCGGGCAATGAAATCACAAGAGTAAGTGCTTCTAAAAATGAAAAAGGAGTTTTGGTTTTTAATGTTAGGCTAGAAAAAGATGGGGAAAGGACTAACGTATCCATTGATGCCAAAGGAAATATTTTAGATTAA